Within the Nocardioides humi genome, the region GCTGACGAGTCCCGCGACGAGTTCGGCACTGCTCGTCTTGTCCTCTCTGACGTCGTTCAGAGCCTGCTCGAGCGCGCGGGCGGCCGCCTCGACTTCAGGGCTGAGGCTGGAACCCTCCTCCTCACGGATGTGATCGACGGTCGACCATGCCCGTACTTCCGCCTCCATGGACGGGGCGGACGGAATCTCCGGGACCTCGTCGCCAAGCGCATCGATGCGGGAAGCGAGACCAACGTCGGTGACCGCAGTCCTGTCCAGGCAGGCGACGAGGACGTCCTTGATGTGGTCGCCGCGGTCGTAGGTTTCGAGCAGTTCGATGGCTTTGCTTACGGCCAGCTCCAGATCCTTGTGAGGAACCGCCCTCTCATCGGCGGCCGCCTTCAAGAGGCTCGCTGCCTGGACGTACGTGTTCGGGTGTGCGAGCAACGTGCCGGTTGAGAACACCGGTTGGATGACGCAGAACAGGCGCGCCGGGTCTGATGGGCGGCTCATCAGGGCTGCCCAGGCCCACCCCACGTGCAGGTTATCAACGAGCAGGTCGAGTGATCTTGCGATCATTTGGTCGCTTGCATCGACCAGAGCGCCGGCGACCGCGTTGAGCATCTTCTGCTCGTCGTCGTGCCAGTGGGTGCTCAGCCCGAACCCATAGTCCGGCTCGATCCACCCACTCGATTTCGTCGTTGCCATCGGCCACTTCGGAGCGTTTTCACGTTGCCGCGCTGCTCGTTCGAGCCCGGTCGGCTCGATGTGTTCGACGATGGTGCAGATGATGGCGGTGGCGACGCTCACGTCCGTCGATGCCAGTTCGGGATATACCTCGCCGAGCCGATATGCAGCGTGCTTAGCCTGCTGTTGACGAGACTCGCGCAACGGCAGAACAGAACTGCCTCCCAACCCGACATCCTCCTTGCGCGTCTCTTCGAAGGTCATCGAGGTGACTGCGAGTCGGTGAGCAAGATCGGGGTCGGCTTGCAGCGCCTTCACGGCGATATCTGGAAACCACGTCGTCACCGTTCCGCCCCACTGAGCGAGCGCGTCGAAATCGTCGAGGACCCGACGCACTGCGTCACGGACCTCCTCGCTTCCGGCAACGTTGTACTCAACCTGCCTGATCAGAGCACCAGCCAGCCGCTCCCTAGCAGGAGGATCCGACCGACAGGCGTCAAGGAGGAGCGCGATGGCCTGTGCTCGTTCCCCTTCGCCGATGTCTCCATCGACAGAGCCGATCGGGACGCGCCTCTGCAGCGCGAGGATGAGCTCCGCTGCCAGTGCGCCGTCGGTGTAAGAGAAGCCAGCATTGTCGGCGAGGTGCCTTGCAAGATGCGCCAGTGGAACGGCAACGCGTTCCGCGTCGGGAACAACTGCGCGCGCTCGAACCGCCCCAGTAAGTTGGCTGGCCAAGTGCTGACGCCCAGACATTGACCCGTCTGTGACCTCCGTGCCGGCCGTCGCCAGTTCAAGTAGGTCGTCGGCGTCTTTTGCGAGATTGGCGACCCTGGCGGCCACAGCGAGCGAAGCGAGGACGTGGCCGCTGCCTGCGACGACGAGGGCGGTCGGCCAGAACGCGCCGGAAGACCGGGCCTGCCAAAGCATGTCTACCAGGAGGTCGAAGCTCGGACGTGCGACGAGAGGGAGCGTCGGGTCTGCATCGAGTGTCTTCACCAGACCGCTTGGGCCAAGCTGGTGGTATAGCACATAGATTGCAGCCGCGTAGTCGAACAAGATGTTGTGCGAGAACCCGACGACCCGGCTCAGGCCGGGGACCGGACCTTCGACTGAGGTCAAGACGCCATGGCTCAGCATGTCCTCGAGGGCAGAGCTGTCAGTGCCGAGGATGGTCGGCTCCTTCTGCTCGACGTGCAGGCGACGATCTGCGACCATCCTCGTCACCAACCGCTGCAGGAGGGCCTCCCTCGCCTGGGCACTCTCGCTTCGTATGCGCCAGTCCCAGTAGCGGCCCAGCAACTCGACCCGGCTCCGGACCCGGAGCAGTTCATCGTGCTGGCTCGTCGTCAACGACGCCGCTAGTTCCGCCGCTAGACGCAGGTTGAACGGGTTGCGCAGGAGTGCCCGCAGATCGGGCGGCGCTTCGGCGAGCAAGGTCGCCAAAGGCATGGGCGCCACGATCTCTCTGTCCAGGTCTTCATCGCTGAGGTCTCCTACGAAAAGATGTCGAACCGAGGTCAGGCGGGTATCGAGCTGGTCCGCCGCGCTCGAGACAGGGAGGCCCGCGAAGGCCTTCTGCAAGGGACGACTGTTCTTCGTGTCGAACGAACGTGCCGACGCCACTACCTGCCAACGTGTTCCCGCCAACGCAGCAACGGTGTTGCTGAGCGTTTCCCGGTCACCGGACCCTCGAAGCGCATCGACACCGTCGATGACCACAAGCCCTGGCGGACCCGTCCAGCCCCGAAGCACCTCCCGAAGTGGTGTCCCGGTAACGAGACGGTTGGAGCCTGCTACGTCAGTGGCCAGGAGTACCACGACTTCCTCGGTCTCTCGACGTGCAGTCGCGAGGTCCTGGAGAACACCGGACTTGCCCGAGCCTGCCTCGCCGACCACCAGAATCGGGTCGCGGGACTTCAGATCCCTGAGAGTCTTGGCCACCGAACGAGCGATGAAGAGGCCGCCATCGACTGGCAGCAACGCCTCGCTCTGCATAGCCGTGAGATTGGATGCGGACCGCTCACGAATGACTGCGATGTCAGACGCGTACTTCGCGCTGACGGTCGTCGTCACGCCTTGCTGCGCCATCGTCAAAGTCAACGCTGCGCGATCCCGCCACTCACGGTTCTCGGAGGCGACCTGGCCGGCGTCTACGAGCGCCTTCCAAGCGTTGATTCCGTCCGCGGGTGTTTCGAGCCCGCGATGCAGAACGCTGATCGCCGCTTGTTGGTCCTTGCCGCCGTCGCCTAGGTCGAGACTCAACACATGTAGGCACTTTAGGAACTTCTGAACCGCACTGGGTTTCTTGGAGGCTCGTGACCTTGGAAACGAGGATGAGCACATGCCCAAGGAGCAGGTGCCCGGGAAGCCGCAGACGCGGCGCTACTCCCCGGAGGAGAAGGCAGCGGCGGTCCGGATGGTCCGCACGCTGCGAGCAGAGTTGGGAACCGAGCACGGGACGGTCCAGCGGGTCGCGACCCAGTTGGGTTACGGCGTGGAATCGGTGCGTCAGTGGGTCAAGCAGGCCGACATCGACGACGGCCACGTGCCGGGCGTGACCACAGCGGAGGCCAAGCGAATCCGCGAGCTGGAGCAGGAGAACCGCGAGCTCAAGCGAGCCAACGAGATTCTCAAGCGAGCGGCCTCTTTCTTCGGGGCGGAGCTCGACCGCCAACACAAGTAGTAGTCGCTTTCATCGACGCCAACCGCGACGAGGTCGTCGAGGGCAAGAAGCTCGGAGTCGAGTCCATCTGCACCACGCTGTCCAAGGCGGGGCTGCAGGTGGCTCCGAGCACCTACTACGCCGCCCGGTCCCGCGAGCCATCCGCACGCGCGCAACGTGATGCTGAGCTCAGACCGGCGCTGCGCGAGCTGTGGGAGGCGAACTACCGGGTCTACGGCGCGAGGAAACTGTGGAAGGCCGCCAGGCGTGCCGGACACGACGTCGGCCGTGACCAGGTCGCCCGGCTGATGCGCGCCGAAGGCATCGAAGGCGTCGTCCGCACGAAACGGGTGCGGACGACCAGGCCGGATGACAAGGCTGCACGGCACCCGGACCTGGTGAAGCGGAACTTCACCGCGACAAGGCCGAATGAACTGTGGGTCACCGACCTGACGTTCGTGCCGACGTTCGCCGGGATCGCCTACGTGTGCTTCATCGTCGACGCCTTCAGTCGGATGATCGTGGGGTGGCGAGTCGCCAGCCACATGCGCACCGAGATGGTGCTCGACGCGATCGAGATGGCCCGCTGGTCCCGCGGCACGCAGCTCGAGGGCCTGCGGTGTCACAGCGACGCCGGCAGTCAATTCACGAGTCTGCGCTACGGCGAGCGGCTCGCCGAGATCGGCGCCGTCCCATCGATCGGGACCGTCGGGGACAGCTACGACAACGCCTTGGCCGAGACCGTGAACGGCTACTACAAGGCCGAGCTCATCCGCGGTCCGGCGCGTCCGGGGCCGTGGCGCGCCATCGACGACGTCGAGCTCGCCACCCTCGGCTGGGTGCACTGGCACAACCACCAGCGGCTACACGGCTACCTCAGCGACCTCCCGCCGACCGAGTTCGAAGAAAGGTTCTACGCTACCCAGCAGGGAACCCAGGCCCTGGTTGAAATCAAATGACCAGAGCCTCCATCAGACCCAGTGCGGTTCAGCCACCGGTTTCTCCATCGGGTTGGGAGCCTCTACGCGCCCAGGGTGCCATGGGGTCGCCGATGTACCACTGATGTACCAGACCAACGAAAAACGTCCCTCAACGTCCAAAGACGTTGAGGGACGTTTCCGCAGGTCAGAGGCCCTTTTCGGCGCTTCCGCGCAGGTCAGGAAACCGCCTGTTTTAGATGTCGTAGTAGAGCTCGAACTCGTGCGGGTGCGGCCGCAGCTGCACCGGCGCGATCTCGTTCTCGCGCTTGTAGGACACCCAGGTGTCGATCAGGTCCGGGGTGAACACGTTGCCGACGGTGAGGAAGTCGTGGTCGGCCTCGAGGGCGTCGAGCACGGCACCGAGGGACGTGGGGACCTGGGCGATCTCGGCCATCTCGTCCGGCGGGAGCTCGTAGATGTCCTTGTCGATCGGGGCGGCCGGCTCGGTCTTGTTCTGGATGCCGTCGAGGCCGGCGAGCATGAGCGCGGAGAAGGCGAGGTAGGGGTTCGCCGACGGGTCGGGGA harbors:
- a CDS encoding IS3 family transposase (programmed frameshift); this encodes MPKEQVPGKPQTRRYSPEEKAAAVRMVRTLRAELGTEHGTVQRVATQLGYGVESVRQWVKQADIDDGHVPGVTTAEAKRIRELEQENRELKRANEILKRAAFFLRGGARPPTQVVVAFIDANRDEVVEGKKLGVESICTTLSKAGLQVAPSTYYAARSREPSARAQRDAELRPALRELWEANYRVYGARKLWKAARRAGHDVGRDQVARLMRAEGIEGVVRTKRVRTTRPDDKAARHPDLVKRNFTATRPNELWVTDLTFVPTFAGIAYVCFIVDAFSRMIVGWRVASHMRTEMVLDAIEMARWSRGTQLEGLRCHSDAGSQFTSLRYGERLAEIGAVPSIGTVGDSYDNALAETVNGYYKAELIRGPARPGPWRAIDDVELATLGWVHWHNHQRLHGYLSDLPPTEFEERFYATQQGTQALVEIK